A window of the Zeugodacus cucurbitae isolate PBARC_wt_2022May chromosome 2, idZeuCucr1.2, whole genome shotgun sequence genome harbors these coding sequences:
- the LOC105218960 gene encoding uncharacterized protein LOC105218960 isoform X2 — MFLQTGGGGKGIRPNQQHQQQQQQHHHQSHHQSHHQSHHPHAQQPQQSQQQQQQQQQPPSVHHGHQAPQQTHSHHPHHQQHQHPHQQQQQQQQQQPQHHHTSLGYYYQLSQAQPPPPPAQHPQAPNNATVTASQMAPSPPTQSNSAGGASSVSATQSHSLVGGGGAGSISVGGGGVSGGNSASVTNIVRQHAAAVAAATAAANNGANMQHYASGTALMQPPATSTAFVTTNYYHQQYQQQTAAVIAAAAAAAQYNNNAAAAAAAAANNHGGPGGNTQTATTLYQQQQQQHHQALHHPQTSLHTHYYHTGAGAAPTPPPHLHPHHHPQQHQLRGVLTAPPHQRQPQTTYLLPANAIFALPPGPLTAAPRTSLLAAGAHQQAGSAAGGMSVTPLLQSGARGAAGGPTTYITSPFCQPPLPMGAAGLTPPQPLLATPSAMTQQALQTYGHLAGAAASNSSSTTSLTAAGGGIVGGSAVGGAVGGSGIGSGGSETVKQRKHAIPIIDPITHENILDPKPQKKSTAVEAKPSPTDISAGTQESTVSANEPLDKSITVSMAKTPTATAVMETKDAHSEGAIAVAVSVAVQSSTSKEKIDQQMQTDAVRDRDRSACRRVSAYDAHATDGSSPTSHISGDEDNDNYVYGDLKTARGSDSNADSSETAVYLNEEERQFDAGDEQTGMHATTSIHSATGDDGEDSNYDEELALSESTSLMLDNAENEQENSELLEVYEEAQDTQHQQHFTDNDLEGKFALDRQEESDISAVTSATTLSGGEEDNNKFHLGYQPEQMSTMTVTVYPVLSGQGTKFAELQTADSDTLRLDTAMEFVPASSTTPANVANLQLKTTKSNTSATSGVTASTMTGPPPTAGKLTTQKHSPNTSGASSSATSTPTHHAYTQSQQTQRQQYQSQPQQQQTQQQQQQQRKTITNTCTVANVQTGGVGGAGGRCSPSISQGGATVKVVQKKSRKASKRAKESQKKLNKQCEVNSQRANAATLSGSNNSSSSNNNNNNNSISNNSGGGGASGGGSSSGSSNNKSDSLTDIHQASERASPAPTTQQQQPTKQQVAALLEAPGQQLQFLNSSSSACEDEEEMNTRLQMLEQDGAGVANNVQDLRFGDFVEEKDALAPRSPTNVTQQQQIQSTQPTKASSPQKDVTQNKAVPSKDTVDCMLNASTPTLSKNNGAQNARVAQKAVNANKNNSNAAAASASAPISVVSPPKPRKYTLDELKALSKSSEARKPPMVSCQRGDCISQLFVSRQQHHHLAHHAHNMSSLALHQHLQQQQYQHMNFNESMELVSGKRGRSGQTKKHHDHQSSGGAMSSVLSVAAAGGAVVVGGIAQVGGVMSAQQQRKVDFIRVQLSLKEEIKLSECENAWQPETLRSKSNNVSPSGANDDIDAVLKKVRGVLNKLTPDNFDVLLKSMTCITMNTQEKMQQVMLLIFEKTVSEPNFAPTYAKFCKVLFQEIKAESKSLFSSLLINRIQHEFETNVNDANAKKLKLQPLVDKLENCEESKERLELQAELEDQEYQFRRRAWGTVRFIGEMFKQQSLSKDRVFMCIESLLEHGSEEKLEYMCKLLTTVGHLLESADSANNARMDKIFRRIQDIIHKSRSNKSGAAGSHFKISSRVRFMMQDVMDLRARTWDHQLTQAQQQQQQIAQQQQQPTQKRTALGAKQDDKMQSGIGGGSSMYDKSNRLGNYGGGSGGGGNMGGGGGNQGNRHYFQKSQKSQQFMQQHEQQKLNIDPNKLKFTSDEVTQSTPKLGNSINYQWRSSGRQTASNASGNTPATLLSLNTSALNASNGSGFKRQTAMLGTTNAVSPMANNPFQALDRQDKMYEQSVSEASSPQEPKDIQYALDSLDLQDLSKNKCQELLNRLIEELLDASSSRRNNASNSWQQEAVNEWCNLNRRQQKSLLNYIFTDYLHLTTVKRAQRKACAAIFVHLMRTKVCEPQLFNVVYKDLADELPDLQVDVPNLWTYVFEFIGPLLHEQLLHFTDIWLQQWATDTHFTKRFLYALITYFTTEFGATYTRELWNKVFKLEHGQQFMSNDTQWREFINTHGFQYIHDRTYKPPQQTATSTSTHPAAIVEQVMRIEYLLNAVNGCDLAIDYINTNVYINTHFICSLTKFLCCDYATVMPTTTTTDLTSSSTTGRLRQLDTELFRHKCIPLLRRCLDGLETHELACLDAVVDALQQNYDTPTANQLICSVFDLIYDSEVIPKESFDKWYRAEQQSGAKETTVSTNSNALYSAAVAGLTATSKAANSGGARLNDELHAYMEKLL; from the exons acaTCATCATACGTCGTTAGGCTACTATTATCAATTAAGTCAAGCACAGCCGCCACCACCCCCCGCCCAACATCCGCAAGCGCCCAATAATGCAACAGTCACAGCATCACAAATGGCCCCGTCACCCCCCACACAATCCAATTCAGCTGGCGGTGCGTCGTCTGTGTCCGCAACTCAATCACACAGTCTGGTGGGGGGCGGTGGTGCAGGTAGTATATCCGTCGGCGGCGGAGGTGTCAGCGGTGGCAATAGTGCCAGCGTCACAAATATCGTCAGACAACATGCGGCGGCTGTGGCGGCGGCAACTGCTGCGGCCAACAACGGCGCCAATATGCAACATTACGCGTCTGGGACGGCGCTCATGCAACCGCCGGCGACGAGTACAGCATTCGTGACCACCAACTACTACCACCAACAGTATCAACAACAGACGGCGGCAGTAATCGCCGCCGCCGCAGCGGCTGCACAGTATAACAACAATgccgcggcagcagcagcagcggctgcAAATAATCATGGCGGACCAGGTGGCAATACACAAACTGCGACAACGctgtaccaacaacaacagcaacaacatcatcaaGCACTACATCATCCACAGACATCGCTGCATACGCACTACTATCATACGGGCGCTGGCGCTGCACCAACGCCGCCACCACATCTACATCCACACCACCACCCACAGCAACATCAATTGCGTGGCGTACTAACAGCGCCACCACATCAACGACAGCCACAAACCACATACTTATTGCCGGCAAACGCGATCTTCGCGCTACCACCAGGTCCACTAACGGCTGCGCCCCGTACATCACTGCTTGCGGCCGGCGCACATCAACAGGCAGGCAGTGCGGCCGGTGGCATGTCGGTTACACCGTTGCTCCAATCGGGTGCACGTGGTGCTGCTGGCGGTCCAACAACGTATATCACTTCACCATTCTGCCAACCGCCGTTGCCGATGGGCGCAGCTGGTCTGACACCACCCCAACCATTGCTGGCGACACCCTCCGCCATGACACAGCAGGCGCTGCAAACTTATGGACATTTAGCTGGCGCTGCAGCTTCAAATTCATCGTCGACGACATCACTGACTGCAGCTGGTGGCGGCATTGTTGGAGGCAGTGCAGTTGGAGGCGCGGTTGGCGGCAGTGGCATTGGCAGTGGCGGCTCAGAGACTGTCAAACAACGTAAACACGCTATACCCATAATAGACCCAATCACACACGAGAATATATTGGACCCGAAGCCACAGAAGAAAAGCACTGCGGTAGAGGCAAAGCCTTCGCCTACTGACATTTCGGCTGGTACACAGGAGAGCACGGTCAGCGCCAATGAACCGCTAGATAAATCCATTACTGTTTCCATGGCAAAGACACCCACAGCGACAGCCGTTATGGAGACAAAAGACGCTCACAGTGAAGGCGCCATTGCAGTAGCGGTGAGTGTTGCGGTACAGAGTTCTACGTCGAAGGAGAAAATCGATCAGCAAATGCAAACCGATGCGGTACGCGATCGTGATCGTAGCGCATGCAGGCGTGTGAGCGCATACGATGCGCATGCGACCGACGGATCGTCGCCTACTTCCCACATCTCGGGTGATGAGGACAATGACAATTATGTTTATGGCGACTTGAAAACTGCACGTGGCAGCGATTCCAATGCCGATTCGAGTGAGACAGCCGTATATTTGAATGAGGAAGAGCGCCAATTTGATGCGGGCGACGAACAAACGGGAATGCATGCAACAACTAGTATACATAGTGCGACCGGCGATGATGGCGAAGACAGCAATTACGACGAAG AACTTGCACTTTCAGAATCAACATCCTTGATGCTGGACAATGCAGAAAACGAGCAGGAAAACTCGGAATTATTAGAGGTCTACGAAGAGGCCCAAGAcacacaacaccaacaacatttCACGGACAATGATTTGGAAGGCAAGTTCGCACTAGATCGACAAGAAGAATCAGATATTTCCGCAGTTACCTCGGCGACCACACTGAGTGGAGGCGAGGAGGACAACAACAAGTTTCATTTAGGCTATCAGCCAGAGCAAATGTCTACAATGACCGTGACAGTATATCCAGTGCTGTCGGGCCAGGGCACGAAATTCGCGGAACTACAAA CCGCAGACAGTGACACCTTGCGCTTGGACACGGCTATGGAGTTCGTTCCTGCTTCATCCACGACACCTGCAAATGTGGCGAACTTACAACTTAAGACTACTAAATCGAATACTTCAGCCACTTCTGGCGTAACTGCATCCACCATGACCGGCCCACCACCAACTGCTGGCAAATTAACGACACAAAAGCATTCGCCCAACACTTCAGGTGCGTCATCATCGGCTACTTCGACACCCACACATCATGCCTATACACAATCACAACAAACACAGCGACAACAGTATCAATCACAGccccaacaacaacagacacagcaacagcaacaacaacaaagaaaaactATAACCAATACATGTACAGTGGCGAATGTGCAAACAGGTGGTGTAGGTGGTGCTGGCGGTAGATGCAGTCCATCGATATCGCAGGGCGGCGCTACAGTTAAGGTGGTGCAAAAGAAGAGTCGCAAGGCGTCGAAACGCGCCAAGGAAAGCCAAAAGAAGCTCAATAAACAGTGTGAGGTTAACAGCCAACGCGCGAATGCAGCAACGCTAAGCGGGagtaacaacagcagcagcagcaacaataataataataacaatagtatTAGTAATaatagtggtggtggtggcgccaGCGGCGGCGGCagtagcagcggcagcagcaacaacaaaa GTGATTCCCTAACGGACATACATCAAGCGTCAGAGCGTGCTTCGCCTGCGcccacaacacaacaacaacaaccaactaaaCAACAAGTCGCAGCGCTACTAGAAGCGCCCGGTCAACAATTACAATTCCTGAACAGCTCGTCATCAGCATGCGAGGACGAGGAGGAAATGAACACACGCCTACAAATGCTGGAACAAGATGGTGCTGGCGTAGCGAACAATGTGCAGGATCTACGCTTTGGAGACTTTGTGGAAGAAAAGGATGCACTAGCGCCGAGATCACCAACAAAtgtgacacaacaacaacaaatacagtcAACTCAGCCAACCAAAGCGAGTTCACCACAAAAGGATGTGACACAAAACAAGGCAGTTCCTTCAAAGGACACGGTCGACTGCATGCTGAATGCCAGCACGCCAACGCTTTCGAAGAACAACGGCGCACAGAATGCGCGTGTTGCTCAAAAAGCGGtgaatgcaaacaaaaataacagtaatgCTGCGGCTGCGAGTGCGAGTGCTCCAATCAGCGTTGTCTCGCCGCCAAAGCCGCGTAAATACACATTGGACGAACTGAAGGCGCTTTCGAAGTCCAGCGAAGCGCGTAAACCGCCTATGGTGTCATGTCAACGCGGCGATTGCATTTCACAATTGTTTGTTTCGCGTCAGCAACACCATCATCTCGCGCATCACGCACACAATATGTCTTCACTGGCGCTGCATCAGcatctgcagcagcagcagtatcAGCACATGAACTTCAATGAATCCATGGAATTGGTTAGCGGTAAGCGTGGACGTAGCGGTCAGACGAAAAAACATCACGATCACCAATCGAGCGGTGGCGCCATGAGCAGTGTGCTTAGTGTGGCGGCCGCCGGCGGTGCAGTAGTTGTGGGCGGCATAGCACAAGTCGGTGGTGTGATGAGCGCTCAACAGCAGCGTAAAGTTGACTTTATACGCGTGCAATTGTCGCTGAAGGAGGAGATCAAGTTGTCCGAGTGCGAGAACGCGTGGCAGCCGGAGACATTGCGCAGCAAATCAAACAATGTCTCGCCATCGGGCGCCAACGATGACATCGATGCGGTGCTGAAGAAGGTGCGCGGTGTGCTGAACAAGTTGACGCCTGACAACTTTGATGTGCTGCTGAAATCGATGACCTGCATCACCATGAATACACAGGAGAAAATGCAACAA GTGATGctgttaattttcgaaaaaaccgTTAGCGAACCGAATTTCGCGCCCACTTACGCCAAATTTTGCAAAGTGCTTTTCCAAGAAATCAAAGCGGAGAGCAAATCGCTCTTTTCGAGCCTGCTAATCAACCGCATTCAACACGAATTCGAAACAAATGTGAACGATGCTAATGCGAAGAAACTGAAATTGCAACCGTTGGTCGATAAGCTAGAGAACTGCGAAGAATCGAAAGAGCGACTAGAATTGCAAGCCGAATTGGAggatcaagaataccaatttcgACGTCGTGCTTGGGGCACCGTACGTTTTATTGGTGAAATGTTTAAACAGCAATCGCTGTCCAAAGATCGTGTGTTCATGTGCATCGAATCGCTGCTGGAACATGGCTCCGAAGAGAAGTTGGAGTACATGTGTAAGTTACTCACCACCGTGGGACATCTGTTGGAATCGGCCGATAGCGCCAACAATGCGCGCATGGATAAAATCTTTCGCAGAATACAGGACATCATACATAAATCGCGCAGCAATAAGTCCGGAGCTGCGGGCAGCCACTTCAAGATCAGCAGTCGCGTGCGTTTCATGATGCAGGATGTTATGGACTTACGCGCACGCACCTGGGATCATCAGTTGACGCAggcgcaacagcagcagcaacagattgcacaacaacaacagcaaccaacaCAAAAACGTACAGCGCTCGGCGCTAAGCAAGACGACAAGATGCAGAGCGGCATCGGTGGCGGCAGCAGCATGTACGACAAAAGCAATCGGCTGGGCAACTATGGCGGCGGCAGCGGCGGTGGGGGTAACATGGGCGGTGGCGGCGGCAATCAGGGCAATCGacactatttccaaaaatcacaaaagtcaCAGCAATTCATGCAACAGCACGAGCAACAGAAACTCAATATCGAtccaaacaaattgaaattcacCAGCGATGAGGTGACTCAGAGCACACCAAAACTCGGCAACTCAATTAACTACCAATGGCGTTCATCGGGACGCCAAACGGCGTCGAATGCCAGCGGCAATACGCCTGCAACGCTGCTCAGTCTTAACACCAGCGCTTTGAATGCGTCCAACGGCAGCGGTTTCAAGCGTCAAACCGCCATGTTGGGCACTACAAATGCAGTCTCACCAATGGCCAACAATCCATTCCAGGCGCTCGATAGACAAGATAAAATGTACGAGCAGAGCGTGAGTGAGGCGTCGTCACCGCAAGAACCGAAAGACATACAATATGCATTGGACAGCCTCGATTTGCAGGACTTGAGTAAAAACAAATGTCAAGAGCTGCTGAATCGGCTGATCGAGGAGCTCTTGGATGCGAGCAGCAGTCGCCGCAACAACGCCAGCAATAGCTGGCAACAAGAGGCGGTCAACGAGTGGTGCAACCTCAATCGGCGCCAACAGAAGTCATTGCTCAACTACATCTTCACCGACTATCTGCATTTGACCACTGTGAAGCGTGCGCAACGCAAAGCCTGCGCCGCCATATTCGTGCATTTGATGCGCACCAAAGTGTGCGAACCACAACTGTTCAATGTGGTCTACAAGGACTTGGCCGACGAACTGCCCGATCTGCAGGTCGACGTGCCCAATCTCTGGACCTATGTATTCGAATTTATTGGACCGCTATTACACGAACAACTCTTGCATTTCACCGACATTTGGCTGCAGCAGTGGGCGACCGACACACACTTCACCAAACGTTTCCTATATGCGCTCATCACCTACTTCACCACTGAATTTGGCGCCACCTACACACGCGAACTGTGGAATAAGGTTTTCAAATTGGAGCATGGCCAGCAATTTATGAGCAATGACACGCAATGGCGTGAATTCATCAACACACATGGCTTTCAGTATATACACGATCGCACATACAAACCGCCACAACAgactgctacgtccacgtcgacACATCCTGCTGCCATAGTGGAGCAGGTGATGCGCATTGAGTATTTATTGAATGCGGTGAATGGTTGCGATCTAGCCATAGACTATATAAATACGAATGTGTACATCAACACACACTTCATATGCAGCCTTACGAAATTCCTTTGCTGTGATTATGCAACTGTGAtgccgacgacgacgacgacagaCTTGACTAGCAGCAGCACCACCGGCCGCTTGCGACAACTAGACACCGAATTGTTTCGACACAAATGCATACCGCTACTGAGACGTTGCCTGGACGGACTCGAAACGCACGAGCTGGCTTGTCTGGACGCCGTTGTTGACGCCTTGCAGCAAAATTACGACACACCAACTGCCAATCAGCTGATATGTAGCGTATTCGATTTGATTTATGACAGCGAAGTGATACCGAAGGAGTCCTTCGACAAGTGGTATCGTGCCGAGCAACAGAGCGGTGCTAAAGAGACGACGGTTTCGACGAACAGCAATGCGCTGTACTCAGCGGCAGTGGCCGGTCTGACTGCCACGAGCAAAGCGGCCAACAGTGGCGGTGCGCGACTGAATGATGAGCTACATGCTTATATGGAGAAGTTGCTTTAG